The proteins below come from a single Epinephelus moara isolate mb chromosome 19, YSFRI_EMoa_1.0, whole genome shotgun sequence genomic window:
- the mocos gene encoding molybdenum cofactor sulfurase isoform X4, which yields MDFQKLCTFDTFKQLWSHYGYGENFQDVIEQEFTRIKGITYLDHAATTLYPESLVRDYFQDISRNVYGNPHSHNPSSRLTHDTVERVRYRVLQHFNATPEEYSVIFTSGCTATLKLVAESFPWRPQTESEAGSCFSYLTDSHTSVVGIRGLTSGQGVVALPVSPQEVENRAKDEAQGEDVICQTPHLFCYPAQSNFSGRKYPLSHVKGIQARRLYPACGHHGRWFVLLDAASHVSCSPLNLQECPADFIPISFYKMFGFPTGLGALLVRNDTAGILKKTYFGGGTAAAYLSGEDYYVQVANISDRFEDGTVSFLDIIALNHGFEALNRITGGMHNIQQHTFGLARYTYMLLSSLCHGNGRPVAQIYTEGQFESPSTQGAILNFNIKDSHGQIIGYSQVDRMASLYNIHVRTGCFCNTGACQFFLGITNQQMRRNLQAGHVCGDTIDLVDGQPTGSVRVSFGYMSTFEDCQKFLNFVAECFVEKPVTVDQVRLEKLKKATATTQSLNEGIKITNGERCKVDEKEKAAEASLRGFGHRDSHREAYTLTNIFIYPIKSCGAYEVHNWPVGPLGLLYDRSWMVVNGNGVCLSQKREPRLCLIHPQVRLPSNKLLLQASGMDTISVPLESNNKMHTSYQVCQSKVCGDRVETVDCGDEAASWLSEFLGQPCRLIRQSPDFTRDMKRPSGAEPQLSGCVRMQAAQTRDHNVFLKLNKSLG from the exons ATGGATTTCCAAAAACTTTGCACTTTTGACACCTTCAAGCAGCTGTGGAGTCACTACGGTTATGGAGAAAACTTCCAAGACGTGATTGAGCAGGAGTTCACACGGATTAAAG GAATTACATACCTGGATCATGCAGCAACTACTCTGTACCCTGAGTCTCTGGTCAGGGACTACTTCCAGGACATTTCAAGGAATGTGTACG GAAACCCTCACAGCCATAACCCCAGCAGCAGACTGACGCATGACACAGTGGAGAGGGTCAGATACAG GGTATTGCAGCATTTTAACGCCACCCCTGAGGAGTACTCTGTGATTTTCACTTCTGGTTGTACAGCCACACTCAAATTAGTGGCTGAGAGCTTTCCCTGGAGGCCACAGACTGAGAGCGAAGCAGGGAGTTGCTTCTCCTACCTCACTGACAGCCATACCTCTGTAGTTGGCATAAGAGGACTGACTTCTGGCCAGGGGGTGGTTGCCCTGCCTGTCTCCCCGCAGGAAGTGGAAAACAGGGCAAAGGATGAAGCTCAAGGTGAAGATGTTATTTGCCAGACACCACACCTCTTCTGCTATCCAGCACAGAGCAACTTCTCAGGGAGGAAGTATCCCCTTAGCCATGTGAAAGGCATCCAGGCGAGACGCCTTTACCCAGCGTGTGGCCACCACGGCCGCTGGTTTGTGCTGCTCGATGCAGCATCTCATGTCAGCTGTTCCCCTCTAAACCTACAGGAGTGCCCTGCTGATTTCATTCCCATCTCCTTCTATAAGATGTTTGGCTTCCCCACAGGTCTGGGGGCCCTTCTTGTCCGTAACGACACAGCAGGCATACTAAAAAAGACTTATTTTGGAGGAGGCACAGCAGCAGCTTACCTTTCTGGAGAAGATTATTATGTGCAGGTGGCAAACATTTCTGACAG ATTTGAAGACGGGACTGTCTCTTTCTTAGATATCATTGCTTTAAATCATGGTTTTGAAGCTCTTAACAGGATCACAG GGGGCATGCACAACATCCAACAGCACACATTTGGCTTGGCACGCTACACTTACATGCTGCTGTCAAGTCTTTGCCATGGCAACGGGCGACCAGTGGCTCAGATATACACCGAAGGCCAGTTTGAGAGTCCAAGCACACAGGGCGCAATCCTTAACTTCAACATTAAGGATTCTCACGGACAGATAATTGGATATTCTCAG GTGGACAGAATGGCCAGTCTTTACAATATCCATGTGCGCACAGGTTGCTTCTGTAACACCGGTGCCTGTCAGTTTTTCCTCGGGATCACCAATCAGCAGATGAGGAGGAACCTGCAG GCTGGCCATGTCTGTGGAGACACTATCGACCTGGTGGACGGCCAGCCGACCGGATCTGTACGTGTGTCCTTTGGCTACATGTCGACATTTGAAGACTGTCAAAAGTTCCTGAACTTTGTTGCCGAGTGCTTTGTGGAGAAACCAGTCACAGTGGACCAAGTGAGACTAGAGAAGCTAAAAAAAGCCACAGCAACAACCCAGAGCCTAAATGAAGGAATCAAAATCACTAATGGAGAAAGATGTAAAGTAGATGAGAAGGAGAAGGCTGCAGAAGCATCATTGAGAGGATTTGGACACAGAGACTCACACAGAGAGGCTTATACTCTGACCAACATTTTCATATATCCCATCAAATCATGTGGCGCCTACGAG GTCCACAACTGGCCGGTGGGACCACTGGGTTTACTGTATGACAGAAGCTGGATGGTAGTGAATGGAAACGGCGTGTGCCTGAGTCAGAAGAGAGAGCCACGCTTATGCCTCATTCACCCACAAGTCCGCCTGCCCTCAAACAAATTGCTCCTGCAGGCATCAG GCATGGATACCATTTCAGTTCCCTTGGAAAGCAACAATAAAATGCACACAAGCTATCAGGTGTGTCAGAGTAAAGTTTGCGGTGACAG